The stretch of DNA CGAAGATGGCGAACGACTCGCCGGCTGGCAGTTCATACGACGTGTCGCCAACTTGCGCTTTGCCTTTCGACAGCATGCCGAAGATCTTGTTCTCATAAAAGAATTGGCCCGGCTCCGCGAAGGGGCGCGCCAGCGCAATGCTCTCGTCCGCTTCCTCGTTTACTAGCTCGAATTCGCCGGCCATCGCCGGCGTCATGGCGGTCTTCAAAAAATTGAAAGCGATCAGTCGCCGGTTTCCCTCGAACTTCATGGAGACGAAGTTCTCCTTGCGGCGAAACTCCGTGGCGCCGTACGGGGTGGCCGTGAAGATCGAACGATCCTTGGGATGCCCTCCCAGCGTCGTGGCGCTGTGCTGTGTGTTGTTCGCGTAGTCGATCAACTCGGCCGAGCCGATCAGCAGCGTGCCGATCTGAGCAATGGTCACCCCCACGGTGAACTGTGGAGACATGATCGTGTAATGCTCCCATTCCTTGACCCGGTCGAGCCGATTGGCCGGAATCGCCTCTCGGTTGTAGGCCATGTGCGCGTGTCTGGCCCAACCCCAAGCGCTTAGCTCGCCTTGATCGGAAAGCAGCGGAACCGATTCGGTAAACTCGATCTGCTCCGATTTCTCTTCGCTGTAGGTGATTCCGACGCAGGACAACACGGCGAACAACACAATCCAAGGGCGCATATGTCCGACTCTCCGTAAGGCAAACTTGCTGATGGGGTGCAGCGATCGGTTAGTCTATGCCACCAGCCCGCGCCTGGCGAGAATTGGCGTGCTGCGGCCAGCTAAATTGCCAGCGCCTGGCGAAAACAAGCCAACCGCTCTGCCAATGGACCGGGCGCCTTCAAGTGGTAATCGTCGCCGACCGGCGACACCCCCAGAGAGATGAAACGCGGCCCGTCGGTCGCCAGAATGCCGCGCGCCTCGGCGTGCCATTGGGCCA from Pirellulales bacterium encodes:
- a CDS encoding DUF2804 domain-containing protein, whose amino-acid sequence is MRPWIVLFAVLSCVGITYSEEKSEQIEFTESVPLLSDQGELSAWGWARHAHMAYNREAIPANRLDRVKEWEHYTIMSPQFTVGVTIAQIGTLLIGSAELIDYANNTQHSATTLGGHPKDRSIFTATPYGATEFRRKENFVSMKFEGNRRLIAFNFLKTAMTPAMAGEFELVNEEADESIALARPFAEPGQFFYENKIFGMLSKGKAQVGDTSYELPAGESFAIFDWGRGIWPRESQWFWGQAAGKVGARLVAINLGHGYGDDRRGTANAILVDRKLYKLGDVACEFDPADRMKPWKFTSDDGRLSLVFQPIYHQQSKQQIAIAAAELHKIHGKYSGTLVVDGEPIEVKDMLGFAEHMSQKW